The proteins below are encoded in one region of Maribacter aestuarii:
- a CDS encoding Gfo/Idh/MocA family protein — MPKKIRLGILGGGGDSLIGVLHRVAAHINDNYQITGAVFNPDFKDSKAFAREIDVPLDRIYQDFDTMIEEEMKLPESERIQVCSVLTPNFLHFPMAKKLLDNGFHVICEKPMTTTYEEAKILQKAHKKAGTVFALTHTYTGYPMVRQMREMIKAGALGKIHKIDARYYQGWINTIIHDKKKRSSVWRLDPKKAGISSCMGDIGVHAFNLVEYTTGLKIDSLLCDFNYLYKDNKMDIDGTVLIRIGEHVKGVIRGSQVATGEENGLAIAIYGEKGAFRWEQEKPNFLYKLSDTEPTQIYKPGHAYNSKLSLEGTKLPAGHPEGIFDSMANIYLGAAKAIRGKKYNDGEFPTMEDGVRGMNFIEATVESHKGGNVWVKLKK, encoded by the coding sequence ATGCCAAAGAAGATTAGGTTAGGAATATTAGGCGGGGGCGGAGACTCCCTCATTGGAGTTTTGCATAGGGTCGCCGCTCATATAAATGATAACTATCAGATTACGGGGGCAGTTTTCAACCCAGATTTTAAAGACAGCAAGGCCTTTGCTCGGGAGATAGATGTGCCTCTAGACAGAATCTACCAAGATTTTGATACCATGATAGAGGAAGAAATGAAACTTCCTGAGAGTGAGCGTATTCAGGTATGTTCCGTACTTACTCCCAATTTCTTGCATTTTCCAATGGCCAAAAAGTTGCTGGACAATGGATTTCACGTAATATGTGAAAAGCCTATGACCACTACATACGAAGAGGCCAAAATCCTCCAAAAGGCACATAAAAAAGCGGGGACCGTTTTTGCGTTGACACATACGTATACGGGTTACCCCATGGTACGTCAAATGCGGGAAATGATTAAGGCAGGTGCTTTAGGAAAAATCCACAAAATAGATGCCCGTTACTATCAAGGGTGGATAAATACCATCATCCATGATAAGAAAAAACGTTCATCGGTATGGCGTTTAGACCCTAAAAAAGCAGGGATTAGTTCGTGTATGGGAGATATTGGGGTGCATGCCTTTAATTTGGTCGAGTATACGACTGGTCTCAAAATAGACTCCTTGTTATGCGATTTCAATTATTTGTATAAGGATAATAAAATGGACATTGATGGAACAGTACTGATTAGAATTGGAGAACATGTAAAAGGAGTTATTCGCGGAAGCCAAGTAGCGACCGGAGAAGAAAACGGACTAGCCATAGCCATTTATGGTGAAAAAGGAGCTTTTAGATGGGAACAGGAAAAACCAAATTTTCTTTACAAACTAAGTGATACTGAACCTACACAGATTTATAAACCTGGCCATGCCTATAATTCAAAATTATCACTGGAGGGCACCAAATTACCGGCAGGTCATCCTGAGGGTATTTTTGATTCTATGGCTAACATTTATTTAGGTGCCGCAAAAGCGATTAGAGGAAAAAAATACAACGACGGTGAGTTTCCTACCATGGAAGATGGAGTTAGGGGAATGAATTTCATTGAAGCTACGGTTGAATCCCACAAAGGGGGAAATGTATGGGTGAAGTTGAAGAAGTAA
- a CDS encoding sugar phosphate isomerase/epimerase family protein — MKRRKFIRNASAAGICVSILGTYACKETKKKELETADQEPEMASPFFKLSLAQWSMHKMIREDGVDPYSFAEKAKNWGFEGLEYVSQLYNPELSDANYSDEAMAAFVEKSNAEAEKYGLKNVLIMIDGQGNLAVNDVAERNETVEKHKKWVDAAAAMGCHAIRVNLNGSNEPEEWKSNSVDGLTKLATYAMDKNINILVENHGGLSSNGALLAEVMETVGMENCGTLPDFGNFCITRKPDSRDCEVSYDKYKGVKELMPYAKAVSAKSNDFDEDGNDTGIDYVRMLKIVKDHDYTGYIGVEYEGNILGEEQGIIATKELLLKAAKEV; from the coding sequence ATGAAAAGAAGAAAATTTATAAGAAACGCTTCCGCTGCTGGAATATGTGTTTCCATACTAGGAACTTATGCGTGTAAGGAAACCAAAAAGAAAGAATTGGAAACAGCTGATCAAGAGCCCGAAATGGCGTCCCCGTTCTTTAAACTGTCACTTGCCCAATGGTCAATGCATAAAATGATTAGGGAAGATGGCGTAGATCCGTACAGTTTCGCTGAAAAAGCTAAGAACTGGGGTTTTGAAGGCCTAGAGTACGTAAGTCAGCTTTATAATCCAGAATTGTCCGATGCCAATTATTCTGATGAAGCCATGGCTGCCTTTGTGGAGAAATCAAATGCCGAAGCAGAGAAATATGGTCTTAAAAATGTACTTATTATGATCGATGGTCAAGGAAATCTCGCCGTAAATGATGTGGCAGAACGGAACGAGACCGTTGAAAAACATAAAAAATGGGTGGACGCCGCTGCGGCCATGGGTTGCCACGCCATACGGGTTAATCTCAACGGCAGCAATGAGCCTGAAGAATGGAAAAGCAACTCGGTAGATGGTCTTACGAAATTAGCAACATATGCAATGGATAAGAACATTAATATTCTTGTAGAAAATCATGGTGGATTATCTTCCAACGGTGCATTGCTCGCAGAGGTAATGGAGACCGTGGGTATGGAAAATTGCGGTACGTTACCGGATTTTGGGAACTTCTGTATAACCAGAAAACCGGATAGTAGGGACTGCGAGGTCTCCTATGACAAATATAAAGGCGTCAAAGAATTAATGCCTTACGCAAAAGCCGTAAGCGCCAAATCAAATGATTTTGACGAAGATGGCAATGATACCGGTATTGATTATGTTCGAATGTTGAAAATCGTAAAAGATCATGACTATACTGGATATATTGGAGTTGAATACGAAGGAAACATACTGGGCGAGGAGCAAGGTATAATCGCCACAAAAGAACTATTGTTGAAGGCTGCTAAAGAAGTCTAA
- a CDS encoding nucleoside permease: protein MSTRIRFQLCLMMFLEFFIWGGWFVTLGTFLGNNINASDGEIALAFSTQSWGAIIAPFVIGLIADRYFNAEKILGILHILGGVLLYLMYGTTAFSAFYPYVLVYMVLYMPTLALVNSVSFNQMKNPAKEFSVVRVFGTLGWIVAGLLISYIFHWDSESGISQGLLKNTFLMTSIASFALGVFSFTLPKTPPRAMSASKLKLSEIIGLDALKLLKDKNFLIFFISSILICIPLAFYYQNANPFLVEIGMENPTGKMTLGQISEILFMLLLPYFFTRFGFKKTTLVAMLAWVVRYLLFAYGDVGELGFMLIIGIALHGICYDFFFVSGQIYTDSKAGEKYKSSAQGLITLATYGVGMLIGFGVAGEISKTYILSDGTHIWESIWLYPAGFAVVVLVLFALLFKKERVDYNS from the coding sequence ATGAGTACACGCATACGATTTCAACTCTGCCTCATGATGTTCTTAGAATTTTTTATTTGGGGTGGTTGGTTCGTTACGTTAGGAACTTTTCTGGGAAATAATATAAATGCATCCGATGGGGAAATTGCATTAGCTTTTTCTACGCAATCTTGGGGAGCTATTATCGCTCCCTTTGTAATTGGACTGATCGCCGATCGTTATTTTAATGCTGAGAAGATATTGGGGATACTCCATATCCTTGGAGGTGTCCTTTTATATTTGATGTACGGTACTACAGCGTTTTCTGCTTTCTATCCTTATGTACTTGTATACATGGTTTTATACATGCCAACGCTTGCCTTGGTGAACTCGGTTTCCTTTAATCAAATGAAGAATCCGGCAAAGGAGTTCTCTGTGGTCCGGGTCTTTGGTACATTGGGTTGGATAGTGGCAGGCCTTTTAATTAGTTATATCTTTCATTGGGATTCCGAATCGGGAATTTCCCAAGGCCTGTTAAAAAATACGTTTTTGATGACCTCCATCGCATCGTTTGCTTTGGGCGTTTTTAGTTTTACGCTACCGAAAACTCCACCAAGGGCTATGAGCGCTAGCAAATTAAAACTATCGGAAATTATTGGCCTAGATGCACTAAAACTTTTAAAGGATAAAAATTTTCTCATATTTTTTATCTCTTCAATTTTGATATGTATCCCTTTGGCATTTTATTATCAAAATGCGAATCCTTTTTTGGTGGAAATAGGTATGGAGAATCCTACGGGTAAAATGACATTAGGTCAGATTTCCGAAATTTTATTTATGCTCTTACTTCCCTATTTTTTCACTCGATTCGGTTTTAAGAAAACGACTCTGGTTGCCATGCTAGCTTGGGTAGTTAGGTATCTCTTATTTGCCTATGGAGATGTTGGTGAACTTGGATTCATGCTTATTATCGGGATTGCACTTCACGGTATTTGCTACGATTTTTTCTTTGTATCAGGTCAAATTTATACAGATAGTAAGGCTGGTGAGAAGTACAAAAGCTCCGCTCAAGGGCTCATAACTTTAGCAACTTACGGGGTAGGTATGCTCATAGGGTTTGGGGTCGCGGGAGAAATTTCTAAAACTTACATTCTTAGTGACGGTACTCATATATGGGAATCAATTTGGTTATATCCTGCTGGTTTCGCTGTTGTAGTGTTGGTTTTGTTCGCGCTTTTATTCAAAAAAGAAAGAGTAGATTACAATTCTTAA
- a CDS encoding GMC oxidoreductase, translating into MSKFYYNQEQESYDAIVVGTGISGGWAAKELCEQGLKTLVLERGRMVKHIEDYVTANKDPWDFPNAGEPTREILEKQPKQNRTGYTTSQANHMWFVNDLKHPYNEIRRFDWMRGYHVGGRSLQWGRQSYRWSDIDFGANKKDGIAVDWPVRYKDIAPWYAKVEDYIGVSGEALNLPQLPDSNFLPPMELNCVEEEFKEKVMQGFDGRPVTIGRVAHITGTKNFDGRSKCQYRNRCIRGCPFGAYFSSLSSTLPAAESTGNMTLRPDSIVHEVIYDADTKRATGVKVIDRVTKEAYEFKAKVIFLCASAIASTSILMQSKSDRFPNGMGNDSDQLGRNIMDHHLGVGASGKFDGFDDKYYKGRRPNGVYIPRFRNLGGASDRTDYKRGFGYQGGASRGDWEETVAELSHGKELKDAILKPGGWTMGIGGFGEVLPYEDNRMTLDYDKVDDWGLPTVTFDADLQENEFAMRKDMQESAVEMLEKAGFRDVKGHDGPTGLGLGIHEMGTARMGRDRKTSVLNGNNALHDVPNVYVTDGAFMTSAACVNPSLTYMAFTARAADHAVKELKKGNI; encoded by the coding sequence ATGAGTAAATTTTATTACAATCAAGAACAGGAGTCGTATGATGCGATTGTTGTGGGTACCGGTATCAGTGGTGGCTGGGCCGCTAAAGAATTATGTGAACAAGGATTAAAAACCTTGGTCTTGGAGAGAGGACGCATGGTAAAACATATTGAGGACTATGTAACGGCCAACAAAGATCCATGGGATTTTCCAAATGCTGGCGAGCCCACTAGAGAAATTCTTGAAAAACAACCAAAACAGAATAGAACGGGTTATACTACGAGTCAGGCAAATCACATGTGGTTCGTTAACGACCTTAAACATCCTTACAATGAAATTAGACGTTTTGACTGGATGCGTGGCTATCACGTAGGCGGGCGTTCTTTGCAATGGGGGCGTCAGAGTTACCGTTGGAGTGACATTGATTTTGGTGCAAATAAAAAGGATGGTATAGCAGTAGATTGGCCAGTACGATACAAGGATATTGCACCTTGGTACGCAAAGGTAGAGGACTACATAGGCGTAAGTGGCGAGGCACTAAACCTGCCGCAGTTGCCCGATAGTAATTTTTTACCACCAATGGAATTGAATTGTGTTGAAGAGGAATTCAAGGAAAAAGTGATGCAGGGCTTTGATGGACGCCCCGTAACAATAGGAAGAGTTGCCCATATTACTGGTACAAAAAATTTCGACGGGCGCTCTAAATGTCAATATAGAAATAGGTGTATACGTGGATGTCCTTTTGGGGCTTATTTTAGCAGTCTGTCTTCCACGTTGCCTGCTGCAGAGTCTACCGGAAACATGACACTTAGACCAGACTCCATTGTTCACGAGGTTATTTACGATGCAGATACCAAGAGAGCCACTGGAGTAAAGGTGATAGATCGTGTTACCAAAGAGGCCTATGAATTTAAGGCCAAAGTGATTTTTCTGTGTGCCTCTGCGATTGCATCCACTTCAATATTAATGCAATCCAAATCAGATCGTTTTCCAAATGGAATGGGTAATGATTCGGATCAGTTGGGACGAAATATAATGGACCATCATTTAGGAGTGGGAGCTTCTGGAAAATTCGATGGCTTCGATGATAAATACTATAAGGGAAGAAGACCCAACGGCGTCTATATACCCAGATTTAGGAATTTAGGAGGAGCATCCGATAGAACGGATTACAAGCGTGGTTTTGGTTACCAAGGTGGTGCCAGTAGAGGTGATTGGGAGGAAACCGTTGCAGAACTATCCCATGGAAAGGAACTCAAAGACGCCATTCTAAAACCAGGAGGTTGGACAATGGGAATCGGTGGTTTTGGCGAAGTATTGCCTTATGAAGATAACAGAATGACTTTGGATTATGACAAAGTTGACGATTGGGGACTCCCCACGGTAACTTTTGATGCCGATTTACAAGAAAACGAATTCGCCATGCGAAAAGATATGCAGGAATCAGCGGTGGAAATGTTGGAAAAGGCAGGGTTTCGCGATGTAAAAGGTCATGATGGGCCAACTGGACTAGGTCTGGGAATACACGAAATGGGAACTGCACGTATGGGACGAGACCGTAAAACATCAGTATTAAACGGCAATAATGCCCTACATGACGTTCCTAATGTCTATGTCACTGATGGGGCTTTTATGACCTCTGCCGCATGTGTAAACCCATCATTAACTTATATGGCCTTTACTGCCAGGGCTGCAGACCATGCGGTTAAAGAACTTAAAAAAGGAAATATATAA
- a CDS encoding DinB family protein, which produces MKVFFNELFDYNFYCNKKIIDLSIDLDKVPENSQKLFSHILNAHHIWNCRILGKPSEYEVWQMHPIKDWADIHYENQRSSFEITTNADGFDKRIDYENTEGRLFTNTLQDMLFHIINHSTNHRGQIAVDFRNNKLEPVVLDYVYYKR; this is translated from the coding sequence ATGAAAGTCTTTTTTAACGAGTTGTTCGATTATAATTTCTATTGTAATAAAAAGATAATCGATTTGTCCATAGACCTGGACAAAGTGCCTGAAAATAGCCAAAAATTGTTTAGCCACATCTTAAATGCGCACCATATTTGGAACTGCAGAATTCTTGGAAAACCATCGGAATACGAAGTTTGGCAAATGCATCCTATTAAAGATTGGGCGGATATCCACTATGAAAATCAGAGGAGCTCCTTTGAAATTACAACCAATGCGGATGGGTTCGATAAACGCATCGATTACGAAAATACAGAAGGCAGGCTATTCACGAATACGTTACAGGACATGTTGTTTCATATTATTAACCATTCAACTAATCACAGGGGACAAATTGCCGTAGATTTCAGGAATAACAAGTTGGAACCTGTTGTTTTGGACTACGTATACTATAAGAGATAA
- a CDS encoding ASCH domain-containing protein has protein sequence MENTSARNMWGDYLDKHLEHAFHEAPEVIHFCDNEEDANACADLTKKEIKRATSDSLLGLQYRNEPLPKIGDFKVITNWDGKAQCIVRIKSVTLKPFFSIDDKYAQLEGEGDKSLEYWKKVHWDYYTRELEPFGRVPRESMIIVCQEFEKVF, from the coding sequence ATGGAAAATACATCTGCCAGAAATATGTGGGGAGATTATCTGGATAAACATTTGGAACATGCTTTTCATGAAGCGCCGGAAGTAATTCATTTTTGCGATAACGAGGAAGATGCGAATGCGTGCGCCGACTTGACCAAAAAAGAAATTAAAAGGGCAACATCAGATTCACTATTGGGACTACAGTACAGAAATGAACCATTACCAAAAATTGGTGATTTCAAAGTGATTACAAATTGGGACGGAAAAGCACAATGTATTGTTCGGATTAAATCCGTTACTCTTAAACCTTTTTTTAGCATTGACGATAAATATGCCCAGCTGGAAGGAGAGGGAGACAAGTCTTTAGAATACTGGAAAAAAGTGCATTGGGACTACTACACAAGGGAACTAGAACCTTTTGGCAGGGTTCCCAGAGAAAGTATGATAATCGTATGTCAAGAATTTGAGAAAGTTTTTTAA